Part of the Planctomycetota bacterium genome, CTCCACGATGACGACGGAGATGACGGCGTGCGCGGGTACGCGAATCAGCGGCTTGCCGTCATGCATCATCGCCCCGCCGGCGGCCGGGTTTTTTCTTCGCCGCCTTCTTTGACGGGTTCGCAGCCGGGCGTTTTGCAGCAGGCGGCTGCTGCTCCAGCCGTTTGATTCGCTCGACCGCTCTGTCGAAGTCGCTCGTCGGCTCCGTCGCCTCGCGAACCCGAAGCGCCGCTTCGTGCTTGGCGAACTCTTGTTCGGCGTGTTGGCGGACTGCTTCCATCTCGCACGCACACATACCATGAAGGCTCACCACGACTGGAAATCAATGGTGTTCGTCGATAGCAACGGAACTGCTGCAGAAGCATCGATCACTTGCGGCGCTCTCTTCGGGGGGCTGTCGCCACGTTGTCGACCAACCTGCTGCGGTCTACCCGGGAACACACCAACTTGATGAGCTGGTTGAGCCCCCGGTATTCATCGCCCTCTGCCACCCGAATGATGGTGACGCCGGGGAGCATGTGCATGATCCGTGATTCCCGGAGCCGATCCGCCGCAATGTTTTCGGGCTTCGTGTGATGCTTTTCGTCATACTCAACGGCAATGCACAGTTCCCTGCAGAATAGATCGAGCCGATATCGGTCGACCTCGAATTGATATTCAAAGGCACATATTCCGTCGAAAGCGGCAGTCAACATTTCACGAAACTCCCGCTCCTTGACCGGAATTACTGGCAGATCCGTCGTGACGATGCCAAGCGCACGACACTCATCGAGTACTTCGTTCGTGATCGCATACTCGCGGGCTTTTACGCCAACCGCATAGACGAAGTCGAGACGATAGTGCAGCTTGTTTCGAACGACGCGCCGAGTGCCTTCCGTCTGTGCGACACGCAAGACCTTCCACGCTCCTGCCTTTGCTTCCCGAACGGCGGTGATGTGTTCGTTGGCAGTTTGCACGGCCTTTTGGAACACTTCCGCAATTTGCCTTTGTGAAAACCAGGCCGTTCCGTCAGCCACAATTACCGGCTCGGAGATGCGTGAAAGACGAATGTGCGTGGGCGGTTTGGGCATAAGGGATATCTGGTTGGGTCCGGCCCGAAGGAAATGCGTTCTCAAGCGATCGCAAGCCACTGACTAGTAGGAATGCAAATTCATTCTTCCTTGTTTTTGCGCTTTCGCTTTGCGTGATGCTTCGACGGCGTAGATTCCTGTGGCGGCTGCTGCTCCAGCCGTTTGATTCGCTCGACCGCCTTGTCGAAGTCGCTCGTCGGCTCCGTCGCCTCGCGAATGCGAATCGCCGCTTCGTGCCTCGCGAGCTCCTGCTCGGCGTGCTGGCGGGCCATCGATGCCGAAACCTTCCCGGCGTGCGTCAGGATGTTTCGCTCGTTGAACTCCAGGAACGCGTCGAGTTTGCTCACCCAGTCCGCCATGTGCATCGGCCGCTGCCGCGTCGCTTGGTCTTCGGCGTAGTCGAGGTACATCGTGACGACGCGGTTCAGGGCGGTCATCTCTTCGCGGGTCAGGTAGTTCTTCGCGATCGCGACGTCGGCCTTGCGGATCGGGCCGGCTGGGGCATTCTTCCAAGTCGTCAGCCCCATGTTGGGCTTCGTGGCGTCGGCCCGCTCCGCGATGATCTCCGCGGCGGTGCGACCGTGGATGGCCCAGTGCAGTTTGTTCTGCACCGTCGCGTAGAAGCCCTCCGTGATCGGAGCGTTTTTGTCGTAGTCGATGCTCGTCGCGTAGATGTCGGTGATCTTCTGGTAGAACCGCCGCTCGCTGGCGCGGATCGAGCGGATTCGCTCCAGCAGTTCGTCGAAATAGTCGGCCCCGAGGTTGCGACCGGCGATCAGCCGCTCGTCGTCGATTGCAAAGCCCTTCGTCAGGTACTCGCGAAGGGTGTTTGTCGCCCATTGGCGGAACTGGGTGCCCCGGGTGGAACGGACGCGGTACCCGACGGCGATGACCACGTCGAGGGAATAGTGGTCAAGAAGGCGCTCCACCCTGCGACTGCCCTCGATTTGAACTGTCAAGTATTGCTTGACGGTTGCGTCTGGCGGCAATTCGCGTTCCGCAAAGACGTTCTGGATATGCAGGCTGATGTTCTGCTTGGTCGTCTGGAAGATCGATGCCATCTGCGCCTGTGTCAGCCACAGCGTCTTGTGCTCGATCCGCAACCGAAGCCGCGCCGACCCGTCCGGCGCGGTGTAGAGCACGAGCCCCGGTGACGGGTCATCCGGTGCAGGGAGGTCGTTCGTCATCGGGAGCTGCACTCCGTTGCCCCAGGGCGACAGACTACCGCATCCAGGGGACGCCGTGGCTTCGGGAGAGCTGCCGCGCCGGGACGGCGGTCCTGGACACTCGACCGGCTGCTGCGGCGCGCGGCGGCGACGCTCGCGGTGGCGCTCGCGGTGGCGCGCTGGTGAGGGCAGGCCGCGCGCCGGCTCACGATCGCCCGTGAGCCGCCGTCAAGGTGCCCGGGATCGGCAGGCCCGTCATGGCGGGAAGTGTCGGCGCGATCGCCACGGTTTTCCAAGCAGCGGTCTTCGCGGTGAATTCGCGGGTTGATTCCGGCCGCGGCGCGGCCGCGCCGCGCGGGGCGGGTATCCGTGTTGCCACGCGATCCCCATAATCGGGCCTCGCTCGGCAGGGGCGATCGCGGGAATCGCCGCAGAGGCGAGTCGAGTCGACCGTGATCGACCGGCCGTGCCACACGAGGAGACCGGAACGTGGATGACGCAGCGCAAGGAAGGGAGTCTCGCGGCGCGATGCGGCAGACGACCACGGTCGAGCCTGTCGATGCCCTCCGCGGCGGCGGTCGGGCCGCGATCGTCCGCCTCGTCGTCGCCGAGCTCGACCGCGTCCGTCCCCAGGGCCCGGCGCTGAATGCCGGTGCGGCGCTCACCGACGTCGGCGTCGACGAGCAGCGGTTTCTCGATGCCGTCGCCCGGATCGAGGGGCGCTACCAGATGCGGTTCCGCAGCGACTGGCTCGATCGGGTCCACACCTGCGGGGACCTCGTCGATTGCATCGCCCACCACATGCTCGATGCCGCCGACGGCTCGGCCGCTCCCGCGGCCCCGCCGACCGCGGCCGACACGGCGTTCGATGCCCGCGGGCGGGCGGGAGGCGCTGCGGCTTCCCCGCGCCGGTCCGCGCCGCGCGACACGCCCGCCGTCGCGGCGGACGACCCCTTTCCCGAATGCGCCGCCCTCGAGGAACGCCTCGCGACGCTCGCGGCTGACGGCCTCGAGGACCCGTTCCGGATCCCGGTGGCTTCCGTCCACGGCCGCACCGTGCGGATCCGCGGCCGGCAGGTCGTGAACTTCACGAGTTTCGATTACCTCGGCCTCGCCGGGCATCCGGCGGTCACGCAGGCGGCGAAGCAGGCGATCGATCGCTACGGCTGCAGCGCCTCGGCCAGCCGGATGGTCGGCGGCAACAGCGTGCTCCACGACGAGCTCGATGCGGAGCTGGCGGCGTTCGTCGGCACCGAGCGCGCGGTGGTGTTTCCCTGTGGCTACGGCACCAACGGGTCGATCTTCGGGCACCTGTTCGGCCCCGAGGACCTGATCCTGTACGACGAGCTGTCGCACAATAGCATCGTCCACGGCGCGGCGGCGTCGCGCGCCGGGAAGCGGTCGTTCCGGCACAACGACCATCGCCAGCTCGACCGTCTCCTCCGCGACCTCCGCGGCCAGTACCGTCGCGTCGTCGTCGCCCTCGAGGGGGTCTACAGCATGGACGGCGACTACCCCGACCTGCCGCGGTTCATCGAGGTCAAGCGCCGTCACGACGCGCTGCTGTACGTCGACGAAGCGCATTCGCTCGGCACGATGGGGCCGGGCGGCCGCGGGATCTGCGATTTTTTTGGCTGTGATCCCGCCGACGGCGACCTGTGGATGGGCACGATCAGCAAGGCGCTCGGTGCCGGCGGCGGGTTTCTCGCCGGCAGCGAACGGCTGATCCGCTACCTCGGCTACACCACGCCGGCGTTCGTGTTCTCCACCGCCTGCTCGCCCCCCAATGCCGCCGCCGCGCTCGAGAGCCTGCGCGTCGTGCGCCGCGAGCCGTGGCGGGTGACGAGGCTGCGGGAGCGGTCGGAGCTGTTTCTCAAGCTCGCCGCCGATTGCGATCTCGACACCGGCTCGAGCGCCGATACGCCGATCGTGCCGGTGATCGTGGGCAGCTCACAGCGCGCGATCCGCGTCTCGCAGCGGCTTCTCGAGGCGGGGATCAATGCCCGGCCGATCCTCTACCCGGCGGTGCGCGAGGCGGCGGCACGGGTCAGGTTCTTCATCACCTGCGAGCACACCGAGGAGCAGATCGCCGACGCCGTGGCGACGGTCGCCGAGATCGTCCACGACACTGCACCCCGGGCCCGCTGACAGGGCGGCGTCAGCCCACCAGCTCCGTCCCGGCAAGCTCCGCCGGGACGTCGGGAGGGGTCTCGTCGGAACCGGTGAAGATCCCGTCGTGGTACCGCGGCAGGAAGCGCCGCAGGGCGTCGTCGACGACGAGGATCAGCGCCGGGAGGAGCATCAATTCGGCAACGGTCGCCGCCGCCACCGCGGCACAGGCGAGCCGGCCGAATCCCGACAGCGACGGCACCGAGCTGACCGTCACCGTCGCGAATCCGATCGCGAGCACGACGCCGCCGATGACGATCGCGTTGCCGGTCTCGGCGACGGCCCGGCGCAGGCTGCCGGCCATCGATACCCCGGCGCGGCGGTGGCGGCGGACCGCGGCGAGCACGTGGACGGTGTCGTCGACGGCGAGGCCGAGGCAGACGTTGAACACGATCACCGTGGCCGGCTCGAGCGTGGCCGCACTGGCGACGACCACCGCTCCGATCGCGGCCAGCGGAAAGACGTTGGGGACGAGGCTCACCAGCCCGACGACCGGCGAGCGGAAGGCGATCGCGAGGATCGAGCCGATCACCGCCAGCTCGAGGAGCAGGCTCGAGCCGAGGTCGCGGATCAGCTGGCGGATGTTCCGCGCCGAGACGACCGACATCCCGGCGAGTTGGAAACGCCACCCGGGGCGGTCGGCCGACAGCCGGTCGAGGCGGTCGTCGATCCGATCGTAGACACCCTCGAGCGTCCGGCTGCCGAGGTCGCGGACGCGGGCGCGGACCACGGCCGTCCGCGCGTCGGCGTCGACGAGGTCGCGGAAGTCGTCCGGGTCGAGCCGCTGACGCGTGCGCTGCGGGAGCGGTTCGACGACACTCGCCAGCGACACCGCGGGGAGGGGCTGGGGACCGTCGGCGAGCGCTTCGTGGACCGCGCCGAGCGCGGTGACGACGCCATCGTCGGTCCAGTCGAGTCCCTCCGGCCAGCGGACGAGGACGTCGACCCCCATCGCACCGCCGAAGTCGCGGTCGACCTCGACCAGCGCCCGCGACGCCGGCGCCGTGCGCGGCAGCGCGTCGACGACGCGGGTGTCGGCGTCGATGCCGCTGGCCGACCACGACAGGGCGACCAGGGCGAGGCAGCCGAGCGCCGCGACGGGCCGGGCATGGCGCATCGCGAAGGCCGCGACGACCCCGGCCGCCCGCCCCGCGGTGCGGCTCGAACGGCCGAGGCGCATCCCGTTGCAGAACCGGGTCGAGGCCAGCAGCGGGGTCACCAGGCCGACGGCGAGGAAGCTCGCCACGGCGCCGGCGGCCGCCGAGATCCCGAACGTGCGCACCGCGTCGATCCGCGCGGCGGCCAGCGATGCGAAGCCGACGGCCGTTACCAGGCTCGTGACGCCGCAGGCCACGCCGACCCGGCCGATCGCGGCGGCCGAGGCGTCGACCGGATCGACGCCGCGCCGGGCGCTGCGGCGCATGTCCTCGATGAAGTGGATCGAGTCGCAGGTCCCCACGACCAGCGCCAGCGACGGCACGACGCTGGTGAGAATGTTGATCTCGGCGCCGCACAGGCCGAGCATCCCCATCGCCCACACCGCACCGATCGTGGGGGGTACGCACGCCACCACGGTGGAGCGGAGGCTGCGGGCCACGGCCGCGGAGAGGATCACCGCCAGGCACAGCCCCGTCGTGTTGAACACGAGCATGTCGTGCCGCAGCGCCGCGGCCGCCGCATGGCGGAGCGGCGGCAGGCCGGTGAGCTCGAGGTCGAGCGGGCCGCGGGCGGCAGCGAGGCAGGCCTCGATCCGCTCGAGCACCGGCGCCGCGCGGGCCGGGGCATCCTCACCCGGAGCGAGACGGACGAGCACCAGCGTCGCCGCGGCGTCGGAGGAGAGCATGTGCCCGGCGATCAGCGGGTGACGCGTGGCGCGCTGGCGGGCGGCCTCGGCAGCTTCGGCGGACAGTGGCCCCTGGGTGCGGGGGATCACCGGCAGCAGACCGCCGGCGGCGCCCTGGCGGCGGATGTCGAGGATCGAGCGGACCTCGGCCACACCGGCGATCGCGCTCAGTTCGGCACACAGCCGGCGGATCCGGTCGAGCGCGTCAGGGGCGAACAGCTCGCCGTCGGGGACCGCGACGCGGACGATGCAGTCGCGGTCGGGCGATCCGAACCGGCCGGCGATCTCGTCGATGACTGCGAAGTCGCCGTCGCTGCCACGGAGCAGGGCCCGGAGATCGTCGTCGATCCGCAGCCGCGAGAGCCCCACGCCGGCCAGCGCCGAGCAGATCAGGACGGCGGCAAGCGCGGGAAGTCGCCATCCGCGGCCGGGGCGGAGGACGGCGGTGTCGTGGGGGTGAGGAGATGCCATTCGTCCGGATCCACGATCCACCCGCGGCAGTTGGCGGCCCCGCACCGGCACGGAATCGCGGCATCGGCCGGCCAGGCGTAGTCGATCAGCAACTCCTCGCCCGGTGCCACGTCGCGGATCGTCTGCACCCAGAGGCGGTCTTCCTCGCTCGCCCGCCCGTCGTCTTCGCACCAGTAGAAAAGCTCACAGTTGGGATCGCAACAGTGATTGAGGAACCTGAATGGCGCCGCGGGTTCGAGGAGCCGGCCACTGGGAAGCTCCATGCAATAGGTCGGATCGGGGGGATGGGCGTCGCACACCGTGCCGCGGATCTCCCCGACGACGGTGCCCGCGGCGAGCCGCCGCCGTGCGAACAAGCCGCGGCCAACGTGGGTTTGGGCGGTGCGGACGAGTCGGAGGGCGGCTTCGTCGGCCGGATTGCGGCCGGGGGCGGGGGAGCGAGGCATGCGGGGCGGGATGATGACTGGCGGGAAGGCTTGGCAGTGAGGGACAGCGTCAGCTGGAATGGCCGACCCAGCCTCGGTTCGACGCACTGTACCGGCCGATGGCCCGCAGCGACAACGGACAATGGTTGTCAGGCCGCCATCTCCGCGCGGACCTTCTCGAGGAGCTTCTTCGTCGCCCGGATTCCCTCCGGTTCCGGCAGAGCGGCTCCCTCGTACTCGACGCCGATCCAGCCGTGGTAGCCGGCGGCCATCACCAGCCGCAGCATCTTCTGGTAGTCGGTGCGGACCTCGTTGCCCGCGGCGTCGAACTCGTGGCTCTTGGCACTGACACCCTTGGCGAACGGCATCAACTCCTCGACTCCGCGGTAGCGGTCGTAGTCGTAGAAGTTGCCGAAGTCGGGAAGCGTGCCGCAGTTGGGCTTGGCCACCATCTTCATCACCCCGGCCAGCCACTCGCCGTTGCTCGACAGACCACCGTGGTTTTCCACGATCACGTTCATCCCCATCTGCGCCGCGTAGTCGGCGAGCCGCCCGAGGCCGTCGGCTGCGAGCTTCTGCTGCTCTTCGAACGAACCCTTGCTGGCAGCGTTGACGCGGATCGAGTGGCATCCCAGCCGCTTCGCCGCCTCGACCCACGGGAAGTGGTTCTCGACCGCCTTGGTCCGGGCCGCGGCGTCGGGGTTGCCGAGATCGCCGAGGCCGTCGCACATGATCAGCACGTTGGTCACGCCGGCGTCGGCGGAGCGTTTCGCCAGTTCCCCGAGGTAGGCGGTGTCCTTGGCCTTGTCCTTGAAGAACTGGTTGACGTACTCGACGCCGTCGATGCCGTAGTCCTCCTTCGCGGCCCGAGGGAAGTCGAGATTGTCGAGCTTGCCGGAAAACAGCGTCTTGTGGAGCGACCACTCGGCCAGCGAGATCTTGAACAGCGGCTGCCCGTCGGCGGGCGCGGCACGGAGCAGGCCGGGAACGACGGCCGGAGCCACGGTGGCCAGCGCGGCAGCGAGGAACCGGCGGCGTTCGGGGCGGTCGGCGGAGGGCGTGTCGTGGCAGGCAGGCATCGGAAATCTCCCGGGCGGAACGGCAGCGATCGGGGCAGGGCGACGGCGGGTGCGGAAGCGACTGGGTTCGTCCCGCGGCCACCAGCTTCCACGCAGGATAACACCTCCGTGCAGACACTGACAGGCTGCGTGGGGTGCGTGCCGGCCCCCGTGCCGGCTATGGTCCGCACTCCCTCCGCGGTATCCTCTGGAGCCGTTTCGACATCGTGGGGCGACCGTTCGCGTCCGAAGTCCGGACCGGCTTGGCGTTCCCCACCGGTCCGATCCGCCCTCACGGATAGCCCATGAGCACGCACAGCGTCGGAGCCGATGATGCCGGCTCCCCCGGGGATGACACGGTCTTCGGGCACAAGCCGGGGCTGTTCCTGCTGTTTTTCACCGAGATGTGGGAGCGGTTCAGCTACTACGGGATGCGCGCCTTGCTGGTGCTGTTTCTCGTCAGCGACATGGCCGCGGGCGGCTGGGGCTGGACGCGCCAGGAAGCCCTCGGGCTGTATGCCTGGTACACGGGGCTGGTGTACGTGACGCCCGTGCTCGGCGGCATGATCGCCGACGCGTTTCTCGGCTACCGCCGGGCCGTGCTGCTCGGTGCCCTGCTGATGACGCTCGGCCATGCGTCGATGGCGCTCGAATCACGGACGGCGTTTTATGCCGGGCTCGCGCTGTTGATCGCCGGCAACGGGTTCTTCAAGCCCAACATCTCGTCGATCGTCGGCCACCTCTACAAGGACCATCCGGCGAAGAAGGACTCGGCCTACACGATCTTCTACATGGGCATCAACGCCGGTGCGTTCCTGGGGATGCTGTTCTGCGGCTACATCGGCGAGAAGGTGTCGTGGAGCTACGGCTTCGGGCTGGCCGGGATCTTCATGTTCCTCGGAATGCTGATGTTCCAATTCGGGCAGGGGATCTTCGGCGACCTCGGCCTCGCGCCGGAGCGGCGCGACGGCACGGCAGGCAGGGATGTCGCCGAATCCGCCGACGAGGCTGCGGTCGTCAAGGACCGGTTGATCGTCATCGGCATCCTGTCGTTCGCCTCGATCTTCTTCTGGATGGCGTTCGAGCAGGCCGGTGGGTCGATGAACATCTTCGCCAAGGACTACACCAGCCGCGTCCTGACCGGTTCGGCGGCCACGACCTTCTTCTGGATCGACGCGCTATTGACGCTGATCCCGCTGGGGATCGTCACCTGGGTGCTCGTCAACCTCGTCCGCGCCACGCACGACCGGATCGCACTGTCCAACGCGTTCATCGTGCTGAGTTTCGTGATCATCTGGGGGGCGGCGATCTGGCGGCTCAACCGTGAATTCAACATGCAGTCCTACGACCTGGCCGTGACGCCGCTGGCGGCGCCCGCGGACGTAGGGGCGGGGGCGGCGGAGCCGATCGTCGCGACGATCCTCACCGAGACGCCGCTCCGCGAAGGGGAGGAGGTGTTCGTCGTCGACCTCGAGGGGAAGGGGGGGGCGGGCAAGCTCCGGATCCTCGCTCCCGCCCAGGCCGCCAACTTCGCCAGCAAGCAGGCGGCCGTGGTGAAGCGGGTCCGCGGGAACGAGATCGAGGTCACGGCGTCGTGGTTCCAGATCCTCAACTCGTTCTTCATCATCGCCCTGGCACCGTTGATCGGTCGCATCTGGGAGACGCGCTTCAACCCCTCGGCACCTGTCAAATTCGGCTTCGGCCTGATCCTCCTCGGCGTCGGCTTCGCGGCGCTGGCGCTGGCGAGCATGGGCGTTCCCAAGGGGGCCAAGACGGCGAACCTCAGCATGTCGTGGCTGGTGATCGCCTATCTGTTCCACACGCTCGGTGAGCTGTTCGTGTCGCCCGTCGGGCTGTCGTACGTGAGCAAGTTGGCGCCGGCGCGGCTGGTCGGGCTGATGTTCGGGATCTGGTTCTTCGCCTCCGCCGTCGCCAACTACGCCGCCGGGATCACCGGCGGAATGATCGACGCGATCTCGGAGAAGTACGGCCTGTCGGTGTTCTTCCTCATCTACACGGCGATCCCTGTCGTCGCCGGGTTGGTGCTGATCGCCCTGTCGAAGGGGATCCGCCGGATGATGCATGGGATCGGCTGAGTCGTCGACAGCGGCGACGGCCCGGGCAGCTGCCGGTGCCCTGGTCGTCACGATCGACCGGCTGCCGGCCTGGATCCTGCCCGCGTACGGTTCGACGTGGGTGGCGACGCCGGCCCTCGACGGCCTCGCCGCCAGCGGGCTCGTCTTCGATCGGCTCTTCGCCACGACGACCGTCGCGGGTGCCACGCTCGCGGCGCTCGCCGCCGGCGGTGGGCTCGCCGAGGTCGCTTCGCGGCTCGCCGACGGGCTGGTGGTGATCACCGACGACGATTCCGCGCTGGCGCCGGCGCTGGCCGCCGCCGGCCGGGTGACCGTCGTACCGCTGCCGCGGCGGCGGCGCGTGGCGGCGAGCGTTGAGGAGACGGCGCTCGGA contains:
- a CDS encoding virulence RhuM family protein, with product MTNDLPAPDDPSPGLVLYTAPDGSARLRLRIEHKTLWLTQAQMASIFQTTKQNISLHIQNVFAERELPPDATVKQYLTVQIEGSRRVERLLDHYSLDVVIAVGYRVRSTRGTQFRQWATNTLREYLTKGFAIDDERLIAGRNLGADYFDELLERIRSIRASERRFYQKITDIYATSIDYDKNAPITEGFYATVQNKLHWAIHGRTAAEIIAERADATKPNMGLTTWKNAPAGPIRKADVAIAKNYLTREEMTALNRVVTMYLDYAEDQATRQRPMHMADWVSKLDAFLEFNERNILTHAGKVSASMARQHAEQELARHEAAIRIREATEPTSDFDKAVERIKRLEQQPPQESTPSKHHAKRKRKNKEE
- a CDS encoding aminotransferase class I/II-fold pyridoxal phosphate-dependent enzyme, producing the protein MRQTTTVEPVDALRGGGRAAIVRLVVAELDRVRPQGPALNAGAALTDVGVDEQRFLDAVARIEGRYQMRFRSDWLDRVHTCGDLVDCIAHHMLDAADGSAAPAAPPTAADTAFDARGRAGGAAASPRRSAPRDTPAVAADDPFPECAALEERLATLAADGLEDPFRIPVASVHGRTVRIRGRQVVNFTSFDYLGLAGHPAVTQAAKQAIDRYGCSASASRMVGGNSVLHDELDAELAAFVGTERAVVFPCGYGTNGSIFGHLFGPEDLILYDELSHNSIVHGAAASRAGKRSFRHNDHRQLDRLLRDLRGQYRRVVVALEGVYSMDGDYPDLPRFIEVKRRHDALLYVDEAHSLGTMGPGGRGICDFFGCDPADGDLWMGTISKALGAGGGFLAGSERLIRYLGYTTPAFVFSTACSPPNAAAALESLRVVRREPWRVTRLRERSELFLKLAADCDLDTGSSADTPIVPVIVGSSQRAIRVSQRLLEAGINARPILYPAVREAAARVRFFITCEHTEEQIADAVATVAEIVHDTAPRAR
- a CDS encoding SET domain-containing protein-lysine N-methyltransferase, with product MPRSPAPGRNPADEAALRLVRTAQTHVGRGLFARRRLAAGTVVGEIRGTVCDAHPPDPTYCMELPSGRLLEPAAPFRFLNHCCDPNCELFYWCEDDGRASEEDRLWVQTIRDVAPGEELLIDYAWPADAAIPCRCGAANCRGWIVDPDEWHLLTPTTPPSSAPAADGDFPRLPPS
- a CDS encoding sugar phosphate isomerase/epimerase, encoding MPACHDTPSADRPERRRFLAAALATVAPAVVPGLLRAAPADGQPLFKISLAEWSLHKTLFSGKLDNLDFPRAAKEDYGIDGVEYVNQFFKDKAKDTAYLGELAKRSADAGVTNVLIMCDGLGDLGNPDAAARTKAVENHFPWVEAAKRLGCHSIRVNAASKGSFEEQQKLAADGLGRLADYAAQMGMNVIVENHGGLSSNGEWLAGVMKMVAKPNCGTLPDFGNFYDYDRYRGVEELMPFAKGVSAKSHEFDAAGNEVRTDYQKMLRLVMAAGYHGWIGVEYEGAALPEPEGIRATKKLLEKVRAEMAA
- a CDS encoding peptide MFS transporter, which encodes MSTHSVGADDAGSPGDDTVFGHKPGLFLLFFTEMWERFSYYGMRALLVLFLVSDMAAGGWGWTRQEALGLYAWYTGLVYVTPVLGGMIADAFLGYRRAVLLGALLMTLGHASMALESRTAFYAGLALLIAGNGFFKPNISSIVGHLYKDHPAKKDSAYTIFYMGINAGAFLGMLFCGYIGEKVSWSYGFGLAGIFMFLGMLMFQFGQGIFGDLGLAPERRDGTAGRDVAESADEAAVVKDRLIVIGILSFASIFFWMAFEQAGGSMNIFAKDYTSRVLTGSAATTFFWIDALLTLIPLGIVTWVLVNLVRATHDRIALSNAFIVLSFVIIWGAAIWRLNREFNMQSYDLAVTPLAAPADVGAGAAEPIVATILTETPLREGEEVFVVDLEGKGGAGKLRILAPAQAANFASKQAAVVKRVRGNEIEVTASWFQILNSFFIIALAPLIGRIWETRFNPSAPVKFGFGLILLGVGFAALALASMGVPKGAKTANLSMSWLVIAYLFHTLGELFVSPVGLSYVSKLAPARLVGLMFGIWFFASAVANYAAGITGGMIDAISEKYGLSVFFLIYTAIPVVAGLVLIALSKGIRRMMHGIG